The segment CATACCTGTCATTGTTGATATAGACATGATCATGTATGTCCAAGTATCTAATGGGACATCAGCAAACTGAAAAAGTGTACCTAGTTGTTCGACGACTGCCATCTTCTCGCTCCTCAGCCTCGATTGTGATAGCTTGAGCAGGGCAAATCTGTTAAAAAGTCCAATTCATTGGTATCAGTAACTTTGGCAATCATATACTTCATTATGTAGAATGCTAGCAATATCATCCACACAAATCACAGATGAAACATAACACTATGGCAGTATATAGTCACTCAAGaatcaagattaaaaaaaaaaagatacactcacatacatatatatagagagagaaagagtccTCCCTTAGAAAAGCTTCTTTTAGATTGAAATGCTCAAAAACAGTGCCAATCGGGGGTGGCACAACAGTTTTATCAGAGTTTCAGTTCACTTGATTTTGGTTTTCAAATAGACAAACTGACCACTAGACCAAAAGAGAAACTGTCTGATTCAACTTTTCAATGTTCAACTCGGTTTCTTGGTTTTCTAGTtaaaccccacttgtgggattacattgGGTTAGTGATGATGAAAATTATCGTATGAACTtactatatttttcatattgtttCACCCAAATTATAATTTGTGGCCTAAATTTGACGTAATAACTACTTATcagattcttttaaaatatcaaatgtgCTAATTCACTAAAATATCTCTCTTTATCCACATATCATCATTAACTATAAGATATACCATGGTgtcatataattcatacataataTTGAACTAATAAGTTTCACAATATATTTGAGTAATTTAACGTTAACTCCACTTcagcattttcattttctttagaaCTCAAACTGAAGTGAAATGACCAAATCCATCACAAGAAACGAAATTGGAACTGTTTTTTTTCAGTTTACACCAAATAATGCCTATGGTAAAGGGCCATTAGGAAGTTTAAATGTTTCATTTTCCAGTTCAGGGAAACGTTCGTTTTTATATAGGTCACTAGTTTACCCAATTTTACAGCGATGTTCACATTATAACTTCCTCTTGCGCTTTAAGAAGTAGCCTTCATTGCTAAAGACATAATCTCAACTATATACTTCACACAATTCTGTATAATACTATATCGTGCAAAACAGTCTCAATATcacatttaatttataaaaagttCATATGattgaaaggaaagaaaatccACCACAAATATGAAGGAACATATTAGAGACATAATTGAATACAAAAGTCTTTTCTCTAACAACTTAAAGTTGTTTATAAGACGATTCACACAGTTCAAAACATCGTCATGCTTCCATGAAGAATATGTTGTTCCCACTACACATATATTGTCAGCTAGAGCCTAATCATCATACTACCCAAGATCAGGACCTTTGATCTAGAAAAGAGGGAGTTCAGTCCATCAGTTTCTGTGATCTTATAATTGTTATCAGGAGGACATATTTCACTACtgttcttcctttttttttaatttagcaGAAACTTCGACTGTGTAAATCCATGAAAGAATGGAAGTAGTTAGTAGCTACCCTAgaacacaagtaatcacacaCCTCAATGGTAGAAGACCAACACTGACATCATAATAACCCGAATCTCAAGTTTCATGATGGTAACCAACAGTGAATTCCATCAAGGCAACAAAACCGCGAACAATGGTGAACACAATTGAATCAGTAGTGTATAAACATAAATTGCAGTACAATCATAGTAGGTCAGCACTTACAGCTTCACAAAGTTTACATGCAATGCATCTTTCCTCTCCTGTGGCATAACGTCGAAGGGCATGTTCTCCACGAAAACGAGGGCTTAAAGGACCCTTTTCAAATGGATAGTTAATCTGCAATATAACAGTTATTTGATTTGCTACTCAAAAAGGTAAAGGCCAAGAGGTTAGCATATCAAAAGTTACCACCTTAGATGAGGTGAAGACTGGTCAATTGACGATCGAAATAAGCTTTTAAAGGTAAAAAGCTAGTGAAAGCATGAAAGACTTACAGTCACTTTCTTTTCAAAGAAGTACTTGAGCGTCAGCATCAGACCTCGAACCATTTCAGTCAAAAAGAGAGTATTTATGCTTCGCTCAAAGACTgcatatagtttttaaataatcAGAAACAGGTAATGCCAAAGGCAGCGGTAGGTGAATCTAAGTGCTACACGAGTCAGAATTCGTTAAAAGGATTTACCTGAATTCCAATCTTTTGATAGCTCCTTTGCTAGCTGCTCTCTTTCCTCATCATCTGATATGAAAGAAAAAGCAATGGACCATGGAAGTAAGTTATACTGAGAAACCCCAAAACAAGGCACTAAAAAGGCCCAGGCAGTGGATAACAAAGCAGTGACTTTCAGTTGAGTAGTACTAACTACTTTCTATTATGAACATTGAGTTGAGGAGTACTGACTACTTGGCCATAGAGTAAATTATTGCTCCAAATCATTTAATATCTCCTATTAACACCCTCAAGAATTTGTTTTCATATAGACCAGCGTTTATTGAAAACATATCAGCGTACTCAGGGACTCATGAGTACTCCGGATGCAGTGCCAACCTAGAATGACGGTGTGCAATAGAGAAATGGGGCAATCCCCCACTCAATAGAACCCTAATTCCTATGTATACATGCGACTGATTCCATAGAGTGCATTCAGTGCTTGAATATTTGGAATGACAACTTTATGATTCATTTTATTCTCCGTTAAAGGTTATCTTTTTTAGCAAAGTCCGGGTCTTTACACATGCAGCAAATGATGTTACCCTCTCCAATAAGCAAAAAATTCTGAAGCATTAGCCTAGACTTCTATACCACTGTTTTGGACGGCGAAAGGTGACAAAAGGCGACAAGGGTCTGCCTAGCCACAAGGTGAGGCAAGAGGAGGCGCTCGCCTTTTTGAAGTGCAGCGCCAATTAATccaaagaattaaaatatttaattgcatatataaataatcaaaatcttAGTGGCAATAACATATTagcaaatatttcaattaaaaaaaaatatagatagtACATACCAAAAGTATAGAACTTGAATGAGAAAAAAACAGAACAAAAGTCTTTTCAGTGTGAAAAAATAGAGGTAGAAGCAACTCTGAAGTCTTAAGGAGGAGGAAAACGACACAGAGGAAGaagaaattagaagaagaaaagagaagaaatacGTATTGGTTGGATTTTGGAGACGCCGGAGAAGTCTAGTCTAGTCGACTGGTTGGAGTTGCAGTGGCGGTCTAAAAGTGCAACTGTGCAAATTTGGCAGAAAAATCCTAAAATTacctttttaacttttaaaatccTAGATTggttgtcttttttttaaaaaaaaataaagaaaatacagAAAGCACACGTTGCCTTTGTCACCATGGCACCGCCTTTTGAAGATCGGCTCGCCACAAAGCTGAAAGGCAATAGCCTCTCGCCATTGGCAACGAGGCGATCGCCTTCCACAACACTGTTCTATACCCATTTAGGACTGCAAATAGACTTCCCATCAGGTGATTAGAATAGACAGGTGTTTCTACTTGCAAGACTTTGCATGGTCCCACTCAGAACAACTAACTATGTACCATGTTCCTAGCTACTCTGGTTGTAAAATTATCTTAGCCACAATGGAAATTGGATTCCGAACATTAATATTATAGTTATGACCAAACCATTCATATCATGCgcataatttaatatattctctCCATCCCAAAACGTTTTCTCTCAAAATCTTCCATGGAAAGTAATACTCATTTCAAATATCACAAAAGGTTCTAGTTGTCCTATAATCTAATAatttaaccccccccccccccaaaaaaaaaaataatatatgacaaGGTCTCCAACAAATTCTAAATGACTCATATTTTCCACTCCTCCATGATAATTGTGCTCAACTAAGTGAACAACCCAGTAGGAAAGGAAGGTACTACATACCATAATGTACAGTGGCGTACCCAGGATTTTCACAAAGTGGGTTCaagatataataaataaaaccaAAATGTAGGAATGGGGATTCGAACTTGGGCAGGCTGGGAAAATTATGTCTTTTTCACCACTAGGCCAAGGGTCACACTTGTGTTAGTGGGGtcaaaagttaatatatacgtataaaattttaaaaactgattaaatgtacatatatatacgGTGTTATTTTTCAACGAAGTGGGTTCATGTGAACCCACTTGACCCTCTGTGGGCCCGCCCCTGATACTGTGTAACATTTATTCAGCACTAAAGCTTATTCCAATGAGCTACAACCTTTTCTCTACAGCTACGTCATGTACATAAATGCTTCACATGCAAAGAGACTCACAGTAAAGGGTGATGGATTTGAGTGGGGGGGCTGGAGAGCGCAATACAAACCTTTGTCAGTTGAAAATGAATGTTTGGTAGCAAATGATCGAGTACCAAGCAGAGTTCCATTAGGTGTATTAGTCCCTTGCCATGCTTGTCCTGCTAAAACCTACA is part of the Solanum lycopersicum chromosome 1, SLM_r2.1 genome and harbors:
- the LOC101257611 gene encoding NADH dehydrogenase [ubiquinone] iron-sulfur protein 8, mitochondrial, encoding MAAILARKSLSALRSRQLVLAGQAWQGTNTPNGTLLGTRSFATKHSFSTDKDDEEREQLAKELSKDWNSVFERSINTLFLTEMVRGLMLTLKYFFEKKVTINYPFEKGPLSPRFRGEHALRRYATGEERCIACKLCEAICPAQAITIEAEEREDGSRRTTRYDIDMTKCIYCGFCQEACPVDAIVEGPNFEFATETHEELLYDKEKLLENGDRWETEIAENLRSESLYR